In Thiovibrio frasassiensis, one DNA window encodes the following:
- a CDS encoding winged helix-turn-helix domain-containing protein, whose translation MKNKARQEKVGEGFAWRGRLWLEGQEGTFLGYGRVVLLEQIRESGSIAQAARGMEMSYKHAWDLLESMNRQAGCKLVETSRGGKSGGGARLTPTGERAIAVFWQYHARFQEVLQEMTAQLGDVLGEAGSGDRSS comes from the coding sequence ATGAAAAACAAAGCACGTCAAGAAAAAGTGGGGGAGGGCTTCGCGTGGCGGGGGCGGCTCTGGCTCGAAGGGCAGGAGGGCACCTTTCTCGGCTATGGCCGGGTGGTGCTGCTGGAGCAGATCCGGGAGTCCGGCTCCATCGCCCAGGCGGCCCGGGGCATGGAGATGTCCTACAAACATGCCTGGGATCTCCTCGAGTCCATGAACCGTCAGGCCGGCTGCAAGCTGGTGGAAACCTCACGGGGCGGCAAGAGCGGCGGCGGGGCCAGGCTCACCCCGACGGGGGAGCGGGCCATCGCGGTTTTCTGGCAGTACCACGCGCGCTTTCAAGAGGTTTTGCAGGAAATGACCGCGCAGTTGGGGGATGTGCTGGGTGAGGCGGGAAGTGGTGATCGTTCCTCCTGA